Proteins encoded by one window of Salvia splendens isolate huo1 chromosome 7, SspV2, whole genome shotgun sequence:
- the LOC121740765 gene encoding protein IQ-DOMAIN 5-like: MGSGVWFKNIISKKKVKGGESGKVKSYSSLEHIDGCKEDLCSLKGCIAVANGACLDNQGSVGLSREYVAARKIQTAYRAHAARKSLRRMRGTVRLQKLVQCDSIKNQASATLSHLHSWTKTQAQIRARRANMVMEGRLKQKKLENQLKLEAKLHDFEVEWNGGSETVSEALAKIHHREEAAVKRERALAYAFTHQWRANTIPSFGPGNKELSKESCGWSWMDRWIAARPWESRVEALNSPQKTQLTSRPPKLISPNGKAVKKIISPTRKAPGKAKLISPNGKAARNARKLSYDAAAVKKVSVKSEEKEKKNEKESS, from the exons ATGGGTTCAGGAGTTTGGTTTAAGAATATAATCAGCAAAAAGAAGGTGAAGGGTGGGGAATCAGGGAAAGTCAAG AGTTATTCATCCCTTGAACACATAGATGGCTGCAAAGAGGATCTCTGCTCTCTCAAAGGGTGCATCGCAGTAGCCAATGGTGCTTGTCTTGACAATCAGGGCAGTGTTGGTCTCTCCAGAGAATATGTTGCCGCTAGAAAGATTCAGACTGCATATCGTGCACATGCT GCACGGAAAAGTCTTCGTCGAATGAGAGGAACTGTAAGGTTACAGAAGCTGGTGCAGTGTGATTCCATTAAGAATCAAGCCTCGGCTACATTGAGTCACCTGCACTCGTGGACCAAGACGCAGGCCCAGATTAGAGCACGTCGTGCTAATATGGTTATGGAAGGCCGGCTTAAGCAGAAGAAGCTGGAGAATCAGTTGAAGCTAGAAGCAAAGCTTCATGACTTTGAG GTGGAGTGGAATGGTGGTTCTGAAACAGTGAGTGAAGCTCTTGCAAAAATACATCATAGAGAAGAGGCAGCAGTGAAAAGGGAGCGAGCTCTGGCATATGCCTTTACTCATCAG TGGAGGGCCAACACAATCCCAAGTTTCGGACCAGGCAATAAAGAACTCAGTAAAGAAAGCTGCGGCTGGAGCTGGATGGATCGTTGGATAGCTGCTCGGCCTTGGGAAAGCCGAGTTGAAGCGCTTAACAGCCCCCAAAAAACACAGCTGACCTCCCGGCCCCCAAAACTGATCTCTCCTAACGGAAAGGCagttaaaaaaatcatttcccCTACGAGGAAGGCGCCAGGAAAGGCCAAATTGATCTCTCCTAATGGGAAGGCTGCCAGAAATGCACGCAAACTGTCTTACGACGCAGCTGCTGTTAAAAAAGTGAGCGTGAAGAGTGAAGAGAAGGAAAAGAAGAATGAAAAGGAAAGCTCTTAA